In Pseudomonas hamedanensis, a single window of DNA contains:
- the bioC gene encoding malonyl-ACP O-methyltransferase BioC: MTDLSFGQPGGLPDKRQVAASFSRAAGSYDSVAELQRDVGTQLLQRLPAALQPSRWLDLGCGTGYFTRTLASLFVQGHGLALDIAEGMLRHARPFGGAEHFIAGDAERLPLRDSTCDLVFSSLAVQWCEDFEAVLGEAFRVLKPGGIFAFTSLCTGTLIELRDSWRQVDGRVHVNRFREFARYEQLCAASGLRTLKLDNQPHVLHYPDVRSLTHELKALGAHNLNPGRPGGLTGRARILGLVEAYERFREASGLPATYQVVYAVLEKPL; the protein is encoded by the coding sequence ATGACTGATTTGTCTTTTGGACAACCGGGTGGCTTGCCTGACAAGCGCCAGGTAGCGGCTTCCTTTTCCCGCGCGGCGGGCAGTTACGACAGCGTCGCCGAGTTGCAGCGTGACGTCGGTACCCAGTTGCTGCAGCGTCTGCCGGCGGCATTGCAACCGTCGCGCTGGCTGGATCTGGGCTGTGGCACCGGTTATTTCACCCGCACGCTGGCCTCGCTTTTTGTCCAGGGTCACGGTTTGGCGCTGGATATTGCCGAGGGCATGCTCAGGCATGCGCGGCCTTTCGGCGGTGCCGAGCATTTTATCGCCGGGGATGCCGAGCGATTGCCGTTGCGGGACTCGACCTGCGATTTGGTTTTCTCCAGCCTCGCGGTGCAGTGGTGCGAGGATTTCGAGGCGGTACTCGGCGAAGCGTTTCGCGTGCTGAAACCGGGCGGGATCTTTGCCTTTACCAGTCTCTGTACGGGGACGCTGATTGAGTTGCGCGATAGCTGGCGGCAGGTCGATGGGCGGGTGCACGTCAACCGCTTTCGTGAATTCGCTCGCTATGAGCAACTGTGTGCGGCCAGCGGCTTGCGCACGCTGAAACTGGATAATCAGCCTCACGTGTTGCACTACCCGGACGTGCGCAGCCTGACCCATGAATTGAAAGCCTTGGGCGCGCACAATCTGAATCCGGGGCGGCCGGGCGGGTTGACGGGGCGAGCGCGAATTCTCGGTCTGGTCGAGGCTTAT